DNA from Eucalyptus grandis isolate ANBG69807.140 chromosome 5, ASM1654582v1, whole genome shotgun sequence:
TAAAACAGATATTTaaacaatgatgatgatgatgatgatgatgatgatgatgatgatgatgataagcaaaaagaaaaactttcagAGAGTGTTTGATCATGTCGTGAATGTCCGACATGTTGGATAAAGTTCGAACCAAGGGGCAAAATCTTTGACATACTCGATTTACagttttttcaatatttgctaTTTGTCACGCATAATGAAGAACACAACATAAGAAATCAATACAACAAAGTGAAATAATAAAAGCAATTTGTTTTTATATGAATGATATTGTTAACGTAATTTTAGTTCGTGATTATGAATTTATGTTATGAAGTTTCCATATTTTCTAAGGCAccaaaattgtatttttgtattagtatttcacttaaaaataaattactttcTTTGGAGAAACAGAATTCATATTTTAAGTACAAAGTATTTTCTGCCTActcatttatgaaaaaaaaaaaatcgttaaaAGACTCTTTTCTTAGACAtgtttatgaaaagaaatttatggttgtcgaaaatgaaatttattacCCAATTATTGGAGAAAGTTGGTggctttttatatttatataaaagttCGTGCGAGAATTGACATCCGAGCTTTGGAACCTGGAATTTACAAGTTCCCACCGATCTGGTTCTTAAATTTCAAGTTCCACCCTAAAACCATGTTCATGGCACAATGtcttttctaaattattagTTTTTTCAACGTGATtcacaaacttttaatttatggtTTAAGACAATATTGGACATTTTCATCTAAGTTAGGGGCTAGATTGATAGTAAATTAGGCTAAAATGCCAAGACCACCTTAAAAAGTTCGCAaacatcattgcatattatatCAAAATTTAGGGACTATCATGTACGATTGTCCCTACCCATTAATCAGCGGTTGTGACTTGTGATGGATCGGTCGAGTGGTCATTAGATCGTGCAAGAAATTCCCGTGACAAAGAGTTTCCAACAGAACGGAAGATCCCGTGCGTGCCACGGGCCTTCAGCAAGTTGCTCGGTTTTGCGCCGATGCGACGAGCATCATCATCTCATGCGCTCCAAGCGTCCCTCGTGTTCGAGCCTCTCGTCTGCTGCATTCTCCACATCGCGGGCCTCACGTCCTCGCCCGACAACCAGGTCCTGCTGTTCCCCGACGACCCCCTCGCCGCCATGTTCGGAGGCTCCCGGACCTTCCATCGCCGACCAGTGCGTCGCGCTCTTCCAGTCCTGCGCCTCCTCCTCCATACGCGAGGTGAAGCAGATGCACGCGCTCTGCGTCCGACGCGGCGCCCCGCTCGCCGACCCGGACCTCGGGAAGCACCTCGTCCTCAGGATCGTGTGCGCCTCCGGGCCCATGGGGTATGCCCACCGGGTGTTTGATCAAATTCGGTGCCCCGGTATCTTCGCTTGGAACACCTTGATCAGGGGCTTCGCCGAGAGCGAGGATccgaggccggcgacccggTTGTACCGCAGGTTGCGGGCGTCTGGGGTCGAACCGGACACGCACACTTACCCGTTTCTTCTGAAAGCCATTGCTAAGTCAACGGACTTGAAGGAAGGTGAGCAGGTGCATTCTGGTTGTATAAGAAATGGGTTCGAGTCGTTGATCTACGTCCAGAACACTTTGGTCCATATGTATGCTTCGTGTGGTGACGCTGAGAGCGCGCACAAGATGTTTGTATTAATGCCTGAAAGAGACCTTGTGGCTTGGAATACTGTGATTAAAGGGTTTGCGCTAAATGGGAGACCTAATGAGGCTTTGACACTTTTCAGAGACATGGAATTGGGGTTCGTTGAGCCAGATGGGTTTACCATGGTCGGCTTGATCACTGCTTGTGCGGAGCTTGGTGCTTTGGCATTGGGCCGGAGGATACATGTGTATTTGACAAAGGTGGGTCTGACTGAGAATATGCATGTTAATAACACCCTTTTGGACCTATATGCAAAGTGTGGCAGCATAAAGGAGGCCCAAAGATTGTTCAATGAGATGTATGAGAAGAATGTGGTATCATGGACGTGTTTAATTGTTGGATTGGCAGTTAATGGATTTGGAAAAGAAGCACTTGAGCTTTTCAGCGAACTAGAAAGAGAGGGATTGGTTCCGACAGAGATTACTTTCGTCGGAGTCTTGTATGCTTGTAGCCACTGTGGGTTGGTTGACAAGGGTTTTGAGTACTTCCGGCGGATGAAAGAGGAATTCCATATTGTGCCTAGGATTGAACACTATGGTTGCATGGTTGATTTATTGGGTCGAGCAGGTTTGGTTGAGCGAGCACGCAGATTCATACAGGATATGGAGTTGCGACCCAATGCAGTAATTTGGAGGATCTTATTGGCAGCATGCACAATACACGGGAATTTGGCTTTGGCAGAGGCTGCAAGAGCTGAAATCTTGCAGTTAGAACCCAAACACAGTGGGGACTATGTGCTGCTCTCAAATCTCTATGCTTTGGAGCGCCGTTGGTCGGATGTGCAAAAAGTGAGGAAGGAAATGTCCAATGAAGGAGTCAGGAAAGCTCCTGGGCACAGCCTTGTCGAGTTGGGCAATAATGTTCATGAATTTACTATGGGTGATAAATCTCATCCTCAGAGTGAGGCAATATATTTGAAGCTAGCGGAGATCACAAAGTTGTTAAAATTGGAAGGTTATGTCCCTCACACCACAAACGTGTTCGCAGATatagaggaggaggaaaaggagaaCGCTTTGTCTTACCACAGTGAGAAGATCGCTGTGGCATTCATGCTCATCAACACTGGACCAGGGACTCCTATTAGGGTTGTGAAGAATTTGAGGATATGTGCTGATTGTCATTTGGCAATCAAACTGATTTCGAAGATTTATGATAGGGAGATTGTTGTGAGGGATCGTAGTCGATTTCATCATTTTAGGGGTGGGGCTTGTTCTTGTAAGGAATATTGGTAATTTTTGGAATCATCATTTGGATAAGTAAcaaaacttatttgctcaaCACTTGATGAACTAAATGGGATGCACAGAAAGCAAGTTGCAGTTAGCTTGATCTTATCTTCCTTTTTACTCACTTAAATGCAACGCAGCAGCAAATGTGAGAAAAATATGGTGCACGGCTTCTGTAGTACCTGCAggattaaaattatatattgatGCTCGACCCAGCAATAAACATTCCATGATTGAGGTTTTGATTAGTGAATGTACAACTAAAATATTCACACTCCTTTCTGTCCTAGTCCAATCTATACCTTTGGCTCGAGCAATTTttctctaaatattttctttcatcgGTTCATTTTGTTGGTCATTCATAAGACTTATAACTCTTTCTATTTAATGGAAATAGAGTGGTTTATGTTTGTTCATATTTCTCGTTTGATATTGGAGCTACAGATGTCGTGTTTTTTCACGTGGTCGTTGCTTAGTCTTGGAGTTGTTAACGATTTAAATTTAGAACGGAAATGGTATTTGAAGTCTTCTTAGATATTTTTGTGTTTGATAAGAAGGCCATAACTTTTCTGAAATAGCGAGGTTAGTGGATAATTATTTCCCCTGTCAAGTACAAATGACTAAGTTGCAATATGGAATAATGGGACATGAGCATTTTTCTCACTTCTTCGCATGCTTCATCGACGCTAGCACAGAGTTTGCATGTTCTTGCACCACCTTTTCTGCCATGACTATGTGCGTCTCTCTCACCAGCGCACCCCCGATGCAGGGCCGTATAACATAGATGCCTCCGACCACAGCATGAGTCATGAAGGCTTGACCCGAAGTATTAATAGCTTGAAGCAACCGTGCATTGATCCTGTTCACCTCTTCTGCTTTCCATGCTTCACCGTGTCCGTTTTCAAGTGCATGACCATTTGTCATGTCATCGAATACTGCAGAAGGGCGAATCCTGAAACAGATCATTGCGAAAGATCTTGGGAAAGCAATTTCAGATCGGCCATCTTCCTCCACGAGCTCCCTGAAAAGCTTTGCCAACCCACAGTGGTTCCTTATGTGCTTGCTCAGGTTGTGTTCTCCATGTGTTCTCAGTACAAGCCACAACTTCACTGCTCTGAGCCTCCTGCTGAGAGAAAGTTGCCAATCGCTGTAGTCCACCACTTGTTTTGAATCGGTTGCCTCTTTCTTGAGGTACTCTGGATCTTTTGATAAGGACTTTACTGGGCACTTGGGTCTTTTAGCCAGAGACAGGAACAATCAGGAGGGGTCAATAACTACTTGTGGTCATCGAAGCTAAATGAGTCTGCAAACTCAACCCCATTGATGAATTTCCTGTACTCTGGGCATATGCAAAATGCCCCTGCGTAGGCAGCATCTAGATGAACCCACATGCCGAATTCGTCAGTGATTTTGCACAGAGGTGTCAACAGATCCACTGCTGTGATCGAAATTGTCCCAACTGGGGCGCACAAGTATAATGGAATTAGTCCCGCTTCAATATCTGAATAGATTGCGTCCCTTAATGCGTCTGGAGACAGATCAAATGATGTCGACCTTGTCGTCTTTATGGGCCGGAAGTTCTGAGGGTCAATTCCCACGATCTGAGCTGCTTTCTGGAATGAGCAATGTGTTTGGTCGGATCCATAGATGACGAGCTTTGTGATAGAATCATGTCCTAGTCGTCTTAGGATCTTATCTCTTGCAGTAGCCAGGATGCAAATAATGGCCTAGCAAGTATTTCCTTTAATGACTCCACTACCATGTCCCGAGAAAAGGAATGGTGTAGGCAAATTGACCAATTTGCCAAGCCAGTCCATGACAAGGTTTTCGAGCTCAGTCACGGCGGGGGATGAGAACCAGTTGAATCCTGCCACATTAAACCTGGTGCAAAGCATCTCGCCGAGCATCCCAGGGATGCCAAAGCTGCTTGGGAAGTAGGCAAAGAAGTTGGGACTTTGCCAATGAGTTAAACCTGGCACAATGTATCTATACAATAAAGAATGGTTTCCGTGGATTCGTGATCGGATTTCAGGAGGCATTTGGAAAGATATCCAGGTTCGACTTGGCTAACCACTGGGTACTTCTCGATTTTTTTGTGGTAGTCAGCTAGGAAATCTATGGTCATGTGTCCTTGACGCCTGAACTCATCAGGATCGAGTGGATTCATGATCCTGTTGCTGTTTTCAGGGGAGATGCTCATGACATTCGGGTTGAAGGCTTCCTATATATGAATGGAGCAATGAAAGGGACGGTTGCCGACTCTTTTATGAGCTAATCGTAGAAGTTGATAGATTTGCCCATGTTCTATTATAGGACCACGGGTTGCCATCTTCTTGATGGGGCCCCATTAATTTGTATGACAACAGAATTAACACTCGACATTTCTTTCACATGATTTTAGTTTAGAAGTATTCTGTAAAACTTGAAGTCATTTGCATATTC
Protein-coding regions in this window:
- the LOC104444872 gene encoding pentatricopeptide repeat-containing protein At4g21065; this encodes MRSKRPSCSSLSSAAFSTSRASRPRPTTRSCCSPTTPSPPCSEAPGPSIADQCVALFQSCASSSIREVKQMHALCVRRGAPLADPDLGKHLVLRIVCASGPMGYAHRVFDQIRCPGIFAWNTLIRGFAESEDPRPATRLYRRLRASGVEPDTHTYPFLLKAIAKSTDLKEGEQVHSGCIRNGFESLIYVQNTLVHMYASCGDAESAHKMFVLMPERDLVAWNTVIKGFALNGRPNEALTLFRDMELGFVEPDGFTMVGLITACAELGALALGRRIHVYLTKVGLTENMHVNNTLLDLYAKCGSIKEAQRLFNEMYEKNVVSWTCLIVGLAVNGFGKEALELFSELEREGLVPTEITFVGVLYACSHCGLVDKGFEYFRRMKEEFHIVPRIEHYGCMVDLLGRAGLVERARRFIQDMELRPNAVIWRILLAACTIHGNLALAEAARAEILQLEPKHSGDYVLLSNLYALERRWSDVQKVRKEMSNEGVRKAPGHSLVELGNNVHEFTMGDKSHPQSEAIYLKLAEITKLLKLEGYVPHTTNVFADIEEEEKENALSYHSEKIAVAFMLINTGPGTPIRVVKNLRICADCHLAIKLISKIYDREIVVRDRSRFHHFRGGACSCKEYW